One window from the genome of Terrimicrobium sacchariphilum encodes:
- the deoC gene encoding deoxyribose-phosphate aldolase, whose translation MKQPTVNELAKMIDHSLLHPAMSDAEVRAGCELSRDYAVASACVKPYGIPQAVEIFAGTDVLACAVIGFPHGNSTTGIKVIEAESAALAGAREIDMVVNTGKVKSGEWEYVKREISLINEATLAVGAILKVIFENDFLTEEEIIRLCEICSEVNVAFVKTSTGYGFVKQPDGQYNYKGATFEHLRLMRRHTAPHIQIKAAGGVRTLDDLLAVREIGVTRIGATATKSILNDALRRGFPGSVPLPHLDEAGASAPGGY comes from the coding sequence ATGAAACAACCGACAGTCAACGAACTGGCGAAGATGATCGACCACTCCCTGCTGCATCCCGCGATGTCGGATGCCGAGGTACGGGCGGGGTGCGAGCTTTCTCGTGACTACGCGGTAGCCAGCGCCTGCGTGAAACCATACGGCATCCCTCAAGCCGTGGAGATCTTTGCCGGTACGGACGTCCTGGCGTGTGCCGTGATCGGATTTCCGCACGGCAACAGCACCACCGGCATCAAGGTCATCGAGGCCGAGTCCGCCGCGCTGGCCGGAGCCCGGGAGATCGACATGGTGGTCAACACCGGCAAGGTGAAAAGCGGCGAGTGGGAGTACGTGAAGCGGGAAATCTCCCTCATCAACGAAGCGACCCTCGCGGTGGGAGCGATTCTCAAGGTGATCTTTGAAAATGATTTCCTGACCGAGGAGGAAATCATTCGCCTCTGCGAGATTTGTTCCGAGGTTAACGTGGCCTTTGTCAAAACCTCCACCGGCTACGGCTTCGTGAAGCAGCCGGATGGTCAGTATAATTACAAGGGTGCGACGTTTGAGCATCTCAGGCTGATGCGCAGGCACACGGCACCACACATCCAGATCAAGGCTGCGGGCGGGGTGCGAACCCTCGACGATCTGCTGGCCGTGCGCGAGATCGGTGTCACGCGCATCGGCGCGACCGCCACAAAGAGCATCCTCAATGACGCCCTGCGCCGGGGATTCCCCGGCTCCGTGCCGCTACCTCATCTCGACGAGGCCGGGGCAAGCGCGCCGGGCGGATACTGA
- a CDS encoding GntR family transcriptional regulator, whose product MASETRPIHEQLIRLCQEELEAGRWQPGQQFPSERDLAARHGVSRATANKVLSKLASEGWLEMRKGIGCFVAERPTLFTSLRRIESFTVFASEQGYRPSTRLVELEARQTASDHVSAALGLPAGGRVISMKRLRLIDNDPVILEERWLPAALYPRLGRRELEGSFYQLCRERYGLIVQREEAEVRAAIAPAWPGVAWTAPALRLEGVGFDSKGQPLWYQVLHYRGDRFTLSNVVESAAAVPRLALNLNSNC is encoded by the coding sequence ATGGCAAGCGAGACGCGCCCCATTCACGAGCAGTTGATCCGGTTGTGCCAGGAGGAGCTGGAGGCGGGGCGCTGGCAGCCCGGGCAGCAGTTTCCCTCGGAGCGTGATCTGGCCGCACGCCACGGGGTCAGCCGGGCCACGGCCAACAAGGTGCTGTCCAAGCTGGCGAGCGAGGGCTGGCTGGAGATGCGCAAGGGGATCGGGTGCTTCGTGGCCGAGAGGCCGACGCTTTTCACGTCCCTGCGCCGGATTGAGAGTTTCACGGTGTTTGCCTCCGAGCAGGGGTATCGACCGTCCACCCGGCTGGTGGAGCTGGAGGCCCGTCAGACCGCCTCCGACCATGTCTCTGCGGCTCTGGGCCTGCCTGCGGGCGGGCGGGTGATCTCCATGAAACGCCTGCGCCTGATCGACAACGACCCCGTCATCCTCGAGGAGCGATGGCTCCCGGCAGCGCTTTATCCCAGGCTGGGCAGGCGGGAACTGGAGGGATCATTTTACCAGCTCTGCCGCGAACGGTATGGTCTCATCGTGCAGCGCGAGGAGGCCGAGGTGCGCGCCGCCATCGCTCCCGCGTGGCCGGGCGTGGCATGGACTGCTCCTGCCTTGCGGCTGGAAGGCGTGGGTTTCGACAGCAAGGGGCAGCCGCTCTGGTATCAGGTGCTCCACTATCGCGGCGACCGGTTCACCTTGAGCAATGTCGTGGAAAGCGCCGCAGCGGTCCCACGTCTGGCGCTGAACCTGAACTCAAACTGCTAA
- a CDS encoding alpha-hydroxy acid oxidase has protein sequence MNDISHCVEVHDFERMAHEALPQPARDYYAGGAADEITLRENVAAFQRTVLMPRVLVDVSRPEPGTTVLGERLTLPLLIAPTAFHRMAHPDGEMATARAAAAASIAMVASTIASCTLEEIAAQGPSPRWFQLYVHTDRSLTERLVRRAEAAGYTALALTVDAPRFGRRYADMRNHFTLPDGITVANLAEEGREKMDIVPGGSGLAQFIAKQFDASLNWSDFDWLRSITSLPILVKGVVRADDARKAVDHGAAGVIVSNHGGRQLDTAPATLDALPAIAEAIGHQAEVLMDGGVRRGTDILKALALGAKAVLVGRPIIWGLAAGGEAGVSRVLQLYREEFELSLILAGCASVADITRDLIRQRTS, from the coding sequence GTGAATGACATTTCGCACTGCGTCGAGGTCCATGATTTCGAACGGATGGCCCATGAGGCGCTCCCCCAGCCCGCCCGCGATTACTATGCGGGAGGCGCGGCGGATGAGATCACGCTGCGGGAAAACGTCGCGGCATTTCAGCGCACGGTCCTGATGCCACGCGTGCTGGTGGATGTTTCCCGGCCCGAGCCCGGCACCACCGTACTCGGCGAGCGCCTCACCCTCCCGCTCCTCATCGCACCGACCGCCTTTCATCGCATGGCCCATCCCGATGGGGAAATGGCGACCGCACGCGCCGCGGCGGCCGCCAGCATCGCCATGGTGGCAAGCACCATCGCCTCCTGCACGCTGGAGGAGATCGCCGCCCAGGGGCCGTCGCCCCGCTGGTTCCAACTCTACGTGCACACGGACCGCTCGCTGACCGAGCGACTGGTCCGCCGGGCCGAGGCGGCGGGATACACGGCGCTCGCGCTCACGGTGGACGCTCCGCGCTTCGGGCGGCGCTATGCCGACATGCGCAATCACTTCACCCTGCCGGATGGCATCACGGTGGCCAATCTCGCCGAGGAGGGGCGTGAAAAGATGGATATCGTCCCGGGCGGCTCGGGACTGGCGCAATTCATCGCGAAGCAATTCGACGCCTCGCTGAACTGGAGCGATTTCGACTGGCTGCGGTCGATCACTTCGCTGCCGATCCTGGTCAAGGGCGTGGTGCGCGCCGACGACGCGCGCAAGGCGGTCGATCATGGCGCGGCGGGAGTCATCGTCTCCAATCACGGCGGCCGCCAGCTCGATACCGCACCGGCGACCCTGGATGCGCTGCCCGCAATTGCCGAAGCCATCGGACACCAGGCCGAGGTGCTGATGGATGGCGGGGTGCGGCGCGGTACGGACATCCTCAAGGCCCTCGCCCTGGGCGCAAAGGCCGTGCTGGTCGGTCGCCCCATCATCTGGGGTCTGGCCGCCGGGGGAGAGGCCGGCGTCTCCCGCGTGCTGCAGCTTTACCGGGAGGAGTTTGAGCTTTCCCTCATACTCGCCGGGTGCGCCTCGGTCGCCGACATCACGCGCGACCTCATTCGCCAACGCACATCGTGA
- a CDS encoding MFS transporter has product MNPASELRPDAAPASRKVWKVGTLTYTAAGIVALFVWLLWGDFAWSMRDRSIPPVITLLFKNYGSPDMLTGILIGSLPALLGLVLNPIVSYRSDRLRSRLGRRIPYLILSTPVIVIGLVGLAFSPPLGTTLSHWFGPVLGASLATLIFLALFWTLFEVGCVVSMAVFNALVNDVVPQELLGRFYGLFRAVSLFAGMLFNFWIVGKSETHHMAIFLGMAILYGIGFTVMLVKVKEGEYPPPPEPQGPDAAGGFLPAVKSYFRDCFTKPYYLLCFLSGIIGGAANIPFNLFVLLYVKSIGLSLETYGKYIALTYLISFVVSYPLGALADRVHPLRLTIAVQSVFALVTLACGLFVESQVSFLVGLVALGVMAGAYYTASASLGARLLPRAKFAELSSAGGILGAGVNIVLAPAVGFILDQSGHNYRYTFFMGFILAVVSIVLFLLLYRRFLRYGGPAGYVAPE; this is encoded by the coding sequence ATGAACCCGGCCTCCGAGTTGCGACCCGATGCCGCCCCGGCCTCGCGGAAGGTCTGGAAGGTGGGCACTCTCACCTACACGGCGGCGGGCATCGTGGCCTTGTTTGTCTGGCTGCTCTGGGGAGACTTTGCCTGGTCGATGCGGGACCGCTCGATCCCTCCCGTCATCACCCTCCTTTTCAAAAACTACGGCTCGCCGGACATGCTCACCGGCATCCTGATCGGCTCCCTGCCTGCGCTGCTCGGCCTGGTGCTCAATCCCATCGTGAGCTACCGGTCGGATCGCTTGCGCAGCCGTCTCGGGCGCCGCATCCCGTATCTCATCCTTTCCACGCCCGTCATCGTCATCGGTCTGGTCGGTCTCGCCTTCAGCCCGCCGCTGGGGACGACGCTGTCGCATTGGTTCGGTCCCGTGCTCGGGGCGAGCCTCGCCACGCTGATCTTTCTCGCCCTGTTCTGGACGCTGTTTGAGGTCGGTTGCGTCGTGTCCATGGCTGTCTTCAATGCCCTGGTCAATGACGTGGTCCCTCAGGAGCTGCTGGGCCGGTTTTACGGACTCTTTCGCGCGGTGAGCCTCTTCGCCGGGATGCTCTTCAATTTCTGGATCGTCGGGAAATCCGAGACGCACCACATGGCAATCTTTCTCGGGATGGCCATCCTGTACGGCATCGGATTCACCGTCATGCTGGTGAAGGTGAAGGAGGGGGAATACCCGCCGCCCCCCGAGCCGCAGGGGCCGGACGCCGCGGGGGGATTCCTCCCGGCGGTGAAATCCTACTTCCGCGACTGCTTCACCAAACCGTATTACCTGCTCTGCTTCCTCTCGGGCATCATCGGGGGCGCAGCTAACATTCCGTTCAACCTCTTCGTCCTCCTTTATGTGAAGAGCATCGGGCTGAGCCTCGAGACGTATGGCAAATACATCGCGCTGACGTACCTGATCTCCTTCGTCGTGTCCTATCCGCTGGGTGCTCTCGCGGATCGCGTTCATCCGTTGCGCCTCACCATCGCCGTGCAGTCCGTCTTTGCCCTGGTCACTCTGGCCTGCGGGCTTTTCGTGGAATCCCAAGTGAGTTTCCTCGTGGGCCTCGTCGCCCTGGGCGTGATGGCGGGCGCCTATTACACCGCCTCGGCCTCGCTGGGTGCGAGGTTGCTGCCCCGGGCGAAATTTGCCGAGCTGTCGTCGGCGGGAGGCATTCTCGGTGCAGGCGTGAATATCGTCCTCGCCCCGGCGGTGGGCTTTATTCTCGACCAGAGCGGGCATAACTACCGCTACACGTTCTTCATGGGCTTTATCCTCGCTGTGGTTTCCATCGTGCTCTTCCTCCTGCTCTATCGCCGGTTTCTGCGGTACGGCGGGCCTGCCGGGTACGTCGCTCCCGAGTAG
- a CDS encoding AEC family transporter, giving the protein MTQVFFSLAAIAFIGALLRQFLPAAEEARQHLNRLVLYAFLPALVFHTVIQSDVDRLFFAIPAAAATGVLACLTLSFAIFHFLPIPGPTKGAMILAAAFGNVTYFGLPVLLGLFPGHPTEAAQTSVLFEVTKSSLNLTLGAMIAIAYGSHEKITFRKTALEALKLPPIWALAAALIWKALHIPCPDFVLSATGIMAASVSGMMILSLGMALRFRIPRRAWLALPVAGVKLAASPLIVAAAAGAVGLTGIFRDMTIMEGAMPSQLLSFVIAGRFKLDDETLAFVIMADTILAFVTLPVVHSLLASG; this is encoded by the coding sequence GTGACCCAGGTCTTTTTTTCCCTCGCCGCCATCGCCTTCATCGGGGCGCTGCTGCGCCAGTTTCTCCCCGCAGCGGAGGAGGCCCGTCAGCACCTGAACCGGCTGGTGCTCTATGCCTTCCTGCCCGCACTGGTTTTTCACACAGTCATTCAATCCGATGTCGACCGGCTTTTCTTTGCCATTCCGGCGGCAGCGGCGACCGGCGTGCTGGCCTGCCTCACGCTGAGCTTTGCCATCTTCCATTTCCTGCCCATTCCCGGCCCGACGAAAGGAGCGATGATCCTGGCCGCGGCGTTTGGCAACGTGACGTATTTCGGCCTCCCTGTGCTGCTCGGGCTCTTCCCCGGTCATCCGACCGAGGCCGCACAAACCTCCGTGCTCTTTGAGGTCACGAAATCCTCCCTCAACCTCACCCTCGGCGCGATGATCGCCATCGCCTACGGGTCGCACGAGAAGATCACCTTCCGCAAAACCGCGCTGGAGGCGCTGAAGCTCCCGCCCATCTGGGCGCTGGCCGCCGCCCTGATCTGGAAGGCGCTGCACATCCCCTGCCCCGACTTTGTGCTCTCCGCCACGGGAATCATGGCCGCATCGGTCAGCGGCATGATGATCCTGTCGCTCGGCATGGCGCTGCGCTTCCGCATCCCACGCCGCGCCTGGCTCGCCCTGCCCGTGGCCGGGGTGAAGCTCGCCGCATCTCCGCTCATCGTGGCTGCGGCGGCGGGAGCCGTGGGATTAACCGGCATCTTCCGCGACATGACGATCATGGAGGGCGCGATGCCCAGCCAGTTGCTGAGCTTCGTCATCGCCGGGCGGTTCAAGCTGGATGACGAAACCCTCGCCTTCGTGATCATGGCCGACACGATCCTGGCCTTCGTCACCCTGCCCGTCGTCCACAGCCTGCTCGCGTCCGGTTAG
- a CDS encoding glycoside hydrolase family 130 protein — protein MAKSSPRKKRTQPEIPWSPRPEGSKDLVWRYPNNPILGRRAIPCAQAIYNSAVIPFEGRYVGVFRADHLNGMPNLHLGWSEDALSWKISNDPIKFTGGDAAYRSGYGYDPRVCRIGADYFITWCADYHGPTIGVAKTRDFRKFERLENAFLPNNRNGVLFPRRIGGKYAMLSRPSDGGHTPFGDIFYSESPDLCHWGVHRHVMSSGSLWWEGVKIGSGAVPIETDKGWLLLYHGVRSSCNGFVYSMGAALLDLEKPWIVRGRITGPILMPELDYETTGSVPNVVFPCATLHDEKDGRIAIYYGAADTHVALAFAWRDELVAEILKYPVGK, from the coding sequence ATGGCCAAGTCATCGCCCCGTAAAAAACGCACCCAGCCCGAGATCCCGTGGAGCCCCCGTCCCGAGGGTAGCAAGGATCTCGTCTGGAGGTATCCTAATAATCCGATCCTCGGTCGCCGCGCCATTCCCTGCGCGCAGGCGATTTATAATAGCGCCGTCATTCCCTTCGAAGGCAGATACGTTGGGGTCTTCCGCGCCGATCATCTGAATGGAATGCCCAACTTGCATCTCGGATGGAGCGAGGATGCGCTCAGCTGGAAAATCTCGAACGATCCGATCAAATTCACCGGTGGCGACGCGGCCTATCGCTCGGGATACGGCTACGATCCGCGGGTCTGTCGCATCGGTGCGGATTACTTCATCACCTGGTGCGCCGACTATCACGGCCCGACCATTGGCGTCGCAAAGACGCGCGACTTCCGGAAGTTTGAGCGGCTCGAAAATGCCTTCCTGCCCAACAACCGCAACGGCGTCCTCTTCCCCCGTCGCATCGGCGGCAAGTACGCCATGCTCAGCCGTCCCAGTGATGGTGGGCACACCCCCTTTGGCGATATCTTCTACTCGGAGAGCCCCGATTTATGCCACTGGGGCGTCCATCGCCATGTCATGTCCTCCGGTTCGCTCTGGTGGGAGGGCGTGAAGATCGGCTCCGGCGCGGTGCCGATCGAGACGGATAAAGGCTGGCTGCTGCTCTACCACGGCGTGAGAAGTTCCTGCAATGGCTTCGTCTACAGCATGGGCGCGGCTTTGCTCGATCTCGAGAAGCCCTGGATCGTTCGCGGACGTATTACTGGACCCATTCTCATGCCGGAGCTCGATTATGAAACGACGGGATCGGTGCCCAATGTCGTGTTTCCCTGCGCCACGTTGCATGATGAGAAGGATGGTCGCATCGCCATCTACTATGGCGCGGCGGATACGCATGTCGCCCTCGCTTTCGCGTGGCGTGATGAACTGGTCGCGGAGATCCTTAAGTATCCGGTAGGGAAGTAG
- a CDS encoding nitrite/sulfite reductase produces MSTKPVAEAIRIESESGPTDETKSVRVRRGVYSLRNTPGYYMIRVRVPGGVITTDQLEAVAELSRESGWELGVHLTTRQGLELAGIPGAAVCNYLTRLEVAGLTTVLTGGNAVRGVVCCPFSGVAPDEAFDVTPFALAVDRYYREHATLTRMPRKIKIAFDSCPEDHVRAFFTDIGIRAVKREGQRGFRIIVGGGLGATPKVGQVLEEFVPVGKLFPTIDAILRVFDREGDRNNRARARLKWLLAEWGIEKFRDAVRAEPVDGAFPDELAFHVEDFSLPPVSFFGVGAGAVSADRAQDFSRWSAANVLRQRQPGLAAVTIRVPFGDVSPDQLHVIAEAARLFGGGLRTSIEQNIVLRGVRVEALPALYQFLLPAGLATCCAGKLLDVTRCVGSSACLSAITSSRSAAADISRALEGELGYDPSLQHLRVRVSGCPNSCSHHHASDIGLYGISKKVNGRAVPHYALLAGGSALGETTGLRVIDIPAARIGAAVERTVRLYRDERQQAESFPAFVARAGVEHIRETLKPLTEAPSVEDDPAFYRDLDAERDFKVESKKGECHY; encoded by the coding sequence ATGAGTACCAAGCCCGTAGCCGAAGCGATTCGGATCGAAAGCGAATCCGGCCCCACCGATGAAACCAAATCCGTCCGCGTGCGCCGGGGAGTCTACAGCCTGCGCAACACCCCCGGGTATTACATGATCCGCGTGCGGGTGCCGGGAGGAGTCATTACCACGGATCAGCTCGAGGCCGTGGCGGAGCTGAGCCGCGAGTCGGGCTGGGAGCTGGGAGTGCATCTCACCACCCGCCAGGGGCTGGAGCTGGCCGGGATTCCCGGAGCTGCGGTGTGCAATTATCTCACCCGTCTCGAAGTCGCGGGGCTGACCACCGTGCTGACGGGCGGGAATGCCGTGCGTGGCGTGGTCTGCTGCCCATTCTCCGGCGTCGCGCCGGACGAGGCCTTTGATGTCACCCCCTTCGCGCTCGCGGTGGATCGCTATTATCGCGAGCACGCCACGCTCACGCGCATGCCGCGCAAGATCAAGATCGCCTTCGATTCCTGCCCCGAGGATCACGTGCGGGCGTTCTTTACCGACATCGGCATCCGCGCCGTGAAGCGCGAGGGGCAGCGCGGTTTCCGCATCATTGTCGGCGGAGGCCTGGGCGCCACGCCCAAGGTCGGGCAGGTGCTGGAGGAGTTTGTGCCTGTGGGAAAACTCTTCCCCACCATCGATGCCATTCTGCGCGTTTTCGATCGCGAGGGGGACCGCAACAATCGCGCCCGCGCCCGGCTGAAATGGCTGCTGGCGGAGTGGGGGATCGAGAAGTTCCGCGACGCCGTCCGCGCCGAACCGGTGGATGGGGCGTTTCCGGACGAACTGGCTTTTCACGTTGAGGATTTCTCCCTGCCTCCTGTCTCGTTCTTTGGCGTGGGAGCGGGCGCCGTCTCCGCCGATCGGGCGCAGGATTTCTCCCGCTGGTCTGCGGCCAATGTCCTCCGCCAACGCCAGCCCGGCCTGGCTGCGGTGACCATCCGCGTGCCCTTCGGTGACGTCAGCCCGGACCAGCTTCACGTCATCGCGGAGGCCGCGCGCTTGTTTGGCGGCGGGCTGCGCACGTCGATCGAGCAGAATATCGTCCTGCGCGGAGTGCGCGTTGAGGCGCTGCCCGCCCTGTACCAGTTTCTGCTGCCTGCCGGTCTCGCCACGTGCTGCGCCGGGAAGCTCCTCGATGTCACGCGGTGCGTTGGCTCGTCGGCCTGCCTTTCGGCGATCACGAGTTCCCGTTCCGCGGCCGCCGACATCTCCCGGGCGCTGGAGGGGGAGCTCGGCTACGATCCCTCGCTGCAACATTTGCGCGTGCGCGTGTCGGGCTGCCCCAACTCCTGCAGCCATCACCACGCGAGTGACATCGGACTTTATGGGATCTCGAAAAAGGTGAACGGACGCGCTGTCCCGCACTACGCCCTGCTCGCCGGGGGTTCCGCTCTCGGGGAGACAACGGGGTTGCGTGTGATCGACATCCCGGCGGCGCGCATCGGCGCTGCCGTCGAGCGAACGGTGCGCCTGTACCGCGACGAGCGACAGCAGGCGGAATCCTTTCCGGCCTTTGTGGCCCGGGCGGGAGTCGAGCACATCCGGGAAACCCTTAAGCCGCTAACCGAGGCTCCCTCCGTGGAGGACGATCCGGCGTTTTACCGGGATCTCGATGCGGAACGCGATTTCAAGGTCGAGTCAAAGAAAGGCGAGTGCCACTATTGA
- a CDS encoding sugar phosphate isomerase/epimerase family protein encodes MKFGFSTLGAPQYSLAQCNDLAVTCGLDFLEVRSLGGSLDMPAYFAENPVPAGSLPIHVLGSSLFLTMAGDADVEAFFGFMKLADQLGTPYVRVFGGGDFSEDLDPEKLRHAATVVRRIREKAAAEGWRAEPILEMHDAFSNSERCQRLNSLLDAPLSLLWDSHHTWRIGGESLADTWQAVSPLIRHIHYKDSRATAEGFDYVPPGEGEFPSQDLFSLLKSQGYAGGVSLEWERKWHPELAPLEAALPKFADVLRTAGFSPAS; translated from the coding sequence ATGAAATTCGGCTTTTCCACTCTCGGGGCGCCTCAATACAGCCTCGCCCAATGCAACGATCTCGCCGTCACCTGCGGTCTGGATTTTCTTGAGGTTCGCAGCCTCGGGGGAAGCCTCGATATGCCGGCGTATTTCGCGGAGAATCCCGTGCCTGCGGGCAGCCTGCCCATTCACGTGCTGGGTTCCTCCCTCTTCCTCACCATGGCGGGCGATGCCGATGTGGAGGCGTTTTTTGGCTTCATGAAACTCGCCGATCAACTCGGGACGCCCTACGTGCGGGTGTTTGGCGGAGGCGATTTCAGCGAGGACCTGGACCCGGAAAAGCTGCGGCATGCCGCTACAGTTGTCCGGCGCATCCGGGAAAAAGCTGCTGCCGAGGGATGGAGGGCGGAGCCGATCCTGGAAATGCATGATGCCTTTTCCAACTCCGAGCGTTGCCAGCGGCTGAACTCCCTGCTGGACGCCCCGCTCTCCTTGCTCTGGGACAGTCATCACACCTGGCGCATCGGCGGGGAAAGCCTCGCCGACACCTGGCAGGCGGTAAGCCCTCTCATCCGCCACATCCACTACAAGGACAGCCGCGCGACGGCGGAGGGCTTTGACTACGTGCCGCCCGGCGAGGGAGAGTTTCCCTCCCAGGACCTGTTTTCGCTTTTGAAATCTCAGGGCTACGCCGGTGGAGTCTCACTGGAGTGGGAACGCAAATGGCATCCCGAACTCGCCCCGCTGGAAGCCGCCCTGCCAAAATTCGCGGACGTGCTTCGCACCGCGGGATTTTCTCCAGCCAGCTAG
- a CDS encoding heparinase II/III domain-containing protein produces the protein MISPILLGIVKADPAVLPHPLPDHPRLLVAGGDWEKIRRQIEADPLSGKVFALVRENADRMLDQPPVERTLVGRRLLDVSRLALERITALAMVAQITGDERYSSRAIEEMLAVIKFSDWNPSHFLDVAEMSLAVAIGYDWLYDKLTPDQRDEIAKALVDKGIRPSFVTPEPFFVQGTNNWNQVCHAGLSAAAIAVADREPALAEKVLERAIRYLPNAAESYAPDGAFLEGPMYWDYGTMFHVVLAASLERLTGSTQGVADYPGFAASADYMQQVVSPIGRYFCYSDCRSNRGMQLPLFWFARHFHRPDWIAANAGIINAQPEKHDGKPYNGGRLFPLALLWLLPSDGAPAAHEPAPLRWYARGRGPLVVFRSAFGDPNAFYFAIKGGSPSLSHAHMDAGSFNLTADGVEWATDLGMQEYESLEKLQIPLWDRKGGRWGVFRLGPESHSIPRFNGARPLVDGDAIFQKVQLEGKRPFALLDLTPLYQDQVAQAERGVMVLNDKVVLIQDEWKGRGQETDYSWQFMTRADVQVDGRKVHLRKDGKSLDLLVLDESPVTIKVEKAEELMQPFDAPNPDVKRVNIHLKTASDAAGRLRVLAVPGSSGTVEPPALQPLKDWK, from the coding sequence ATGATATCTCCCATCCTGCTCGGAATCGTAAAAGCTGATCCCGCAGTCCTCCCCCATCCGCTGCCCGATCATCCCCGCCTGCTGGTTGCTGGCGGGGACTGGGAAAAAATACGGCGACAGATTGAGGCCGATCCCCTATCCGGCAAAGTTTTCGCACTGGTCCGCGAAAATGCCGATCGCATGCTCGATCAGCCGCCCGTGGAGCGTACCCTGGTGGGACGCCGTCTGCTGGATGTCTCCCGTCTGGCGCTGGAGCGCATCACCGCCCTCGCGATGGTCGCACAGATCACGGGGGACGAGCGCTATTCCAGCCGGGCCATCGAGGAGATGCTCGCCGTCATCAAGTTCAGCGACTGGAATCCGTCGCACTTTCTCGACGTTGCGGAAATGTCCCTGGCCGTGGCCATCGGTTACGACTGGCTGTATGACAAGCTGACTCCAGACCAACGCGACGAAATCGCAAAGGCGCTCGTTGACAAGGGCATCCGTCCGTCGTTCGTTACGCCCGAGCCATTTTTTGTCCAGGGAACGAACAACTGGAATCAGGTCTGTCACGCGGGGCTGTCCGCAGCCGCCATTGCCGTGGCCGACCGAGAGCCTGCCCTCGCCGAGAAGGTATTGGAGCGCGCGATTCGCTACCTGCCCAATGCGGCGGAATCCTACGCTCCCGATGGCGCCTTCCTCGAGGGGCCGATGTACTGGGATTACGGCACCATGTTTCACGTCGTCCTCGCGGCCTCCCTGGAGCGCCTCACCGGTTCGACGCAGGGCGTCGCGGATTATCCGGGCTTCGCCGCCAGTGCGGACTACATGCAGCAGGTGGTTTCACCCATCGGGCGGTACTTCTGCTATTCCGATTGCAGAAGCAATCGAGGGATGCAACTTCCGCTCTTCTGGTTCGCCCGGCACTTTCATCGCCCGGACTGGATAGCCGCCAACGCCGGAATCATCAACGCGCAGCCGGAAAAACACGATGGAAAGCCTTACAATGGCGGGCGTCTGTTTCCTCTGGCTTTGCTCTGGCTGCTGCCATCCGATGGCGCTCCCGCCGCGCATGAGCCTGCTCCCTTGCGCTGGTACGCCCGAGGCCGGGGCCCTCTCGTGGTCTTTCGCTCAGCCTTTGGCGATCCAAATGCCTTTTACTTTGCGATCAAGGGCGGAAGTCCCTCGCTCAGCCATGCTCATATGGATGCGGGGTCATTCAATCTCACTGCCGACGGTGTGGAGTGGGCTACTGATCTCGGTATGCAGGAGTACGAGAGCCTGGAGAAGCTCCAGATTCCTCTCTGGGATAGGAAAGGCGGTCGCTGGGGCGTCTTTCGTCTCGGTCCCGAGTCGCACAGTATTCCTCGCTTCAACGGCGCCCGTCCGCTGGTCGATGGCGATGCGATTTTCCAAAAGGTGCAGCTCGAGGGGAAAAGGCCTTTCGCCCTGCTCGACCTGACCCCGCTTTACCAGGATCAGGTCGCTCAAGCAGAGCGCGGCGTCATGGTGCTGAATGACAAGGTGGTGCTGATCCAGGATGAGTGGAAGGGGCGCGGCCAGGAGACTGACTACAGCTGGCAGTTCATGACGCGGGCTGATGTGCAGGTCGATGGTCGCAAGGTGCATCTCCGGAAGGACGGGAAATCGCTCGATCTCCTCGTCCTCGATGAAAGCCCGGTCACGATCAAGGTTGAGAAGGCGGAGGAGTTGATGCAGCCCTTTGATGCGCCCAATCCGGACGTCAAACGCGTGAACATCCACCTGAAGACTGCGTCCGATGCGGCGGGAAGGTTGAGGGTTCTCGCCGTCCCCGGGTCGAGTGGAACGGTGGAGCCGCCTGCGCTGCAGCCGCTGAAGGACTGGAAGTAA